A DNA window from Rubripirellula tenax contains the following coding sequences:
- a CDS encoding alpha-amylase/4-alpha-glucanotransferase domain-containing protein: MTAKAHLCLVLHNHQPIGNFDAVFEQAYQDSYLPFLDVFEPYEQLQISLHTSGPLMMWLADRHPQYLDRIRMLVEVGRIEIIGGPQYEPILTMLPSADRIGQIQAYRHWLERHLGVSPAGMWMPERVWESSLTRDIADAGIRYTVLDDYHFRAAGIEDERLNGHFVTEDDGRLLNVFPGSERLRYTIPFRPVAETIDYCREVATANPGAVLTFGDDGEKFGTWPDTKSHVYDQGWLRGFFDALTENADWLHTVTLGEAVRRMPSVGKVYLPDCSYREMTEWALPVEAQETLDDLSHTMADHARWRELRSFVRGGYWRNFKTKYEETNEMYARMMHVSNRLRQAEADGVDAGELAQVRDHLYRGQCNCPYWHGAFGGIYLPHLRNAVYKHLIEADTRLNLATGVDRTTVEATAQDFDFDGLQEIRLSNDWLCAWIAPGRGGRMYELDVRDISHNLLATLRRRPESYHRKVLAGPNAGGEGCESIHGRVVFKQEGLEERLQYDAFARKSLMDHFYDNEATLESVSRGESEERGDFVDLPFETKLRRGADRVQVQMRRDGNAWGIPVTITKAVTMVAGSDRLSIAYLLENLPQDRPLHFAIEMNFAGMPSGADDRYFSNRNGKRLGQLGQSLDLQDVHELNLSDRWLGLDVALEIDRPSGIWAFPIETVSQSEAGFELVHQSVCVQPHWIATPDADGRWSVKIEMAATCEQATTIVNEEQAITL, translated from the coding sequence ATGACCGCCAAAGCCCATCTTTGCCTTGTTCTGCACAATCATCAACCGATCGGCAACTTCGACGCTGTATTTGAACAGGCGTACCAAGACAGCTATCTGCCGTTTTTGGATGTCTTTGAACCCTATGAACAACTGCAGATTTCGCTGCACACGTCCGGCCCACTGATGATGTGGCTGGCCGATCGGCACCCCCAGTATCTTGACCGCATTCGAATGCTGGTCGAAGTCGGCCGGATCGAGATCATCGGCGGTCCCCAGTACGAGCCGATCCTGACGATGCTGCCCAGCGCCGATCGCATCGGGCAAATTCAAGCCTACCGTCACTGGCTGGAACGGCACTTGGGCGTCTCACCCGCCGGCATGTGGATGCCCGAACGAGTTTGGGAATCATCGTTGACGCGAGACATTGCTGACGCCGGAATTCGCTACACCGTCCTGGACGACTATCACTTTCGCGCCGCTGGTATCGAAGACGAACGATTGAACGGACACTTCGTCACCGAAGACGACGGTCGGCTGCTAAACGTTTTCCCGGGTTCGGAACGACTGCGTTATACGATTCCGTTTCGCCCTGTGGCCGAAACGATTGACTACTGTCGCGAAGTCGCCACGGCGAACCCTGGGGCCGTGCTGACGTTCGGTGATGACGGCGAGAAATTCGGCACTTGGCCTGACACCAAGTCGCACGTCTATGACCAAGGTTGGTTGCGTGGTTTCTTCGACGCACTGACGGAGAACGCGGATTGGTTGCACACCGTTACGTTGGGCGAAGCCGTTCGACGGATGCCGTCGGTGGGCAAGGTCTACCTGCCCGATTGCAGTTACCGCGAGATGACCGAGTGGGCGCTTCCCGTCGAAGCACAAGAAACGCTCGATGATTTATCTCATACGATGGCCGACCATGCGCGTTGGCGAGAACTGCGTTCGTTCGTCCGAGGCGGTTACTGGCGCAACTTCAAAACGAAGTACGAAGAAACCAACGAAATGTACGCGCGAATGATGCACGTCAGCAACCGGCTAAGGCAAGCCGAAGCAGACGGTGTCGATGCGGGTGAACTGGCCCAGGTTCGGGACCATCTTTACCGTGGTCAATGCAATTGCCCGTACTGGCACGGCGCGTTCGGCGGCATCTACCTGCCGCACCTGCGTAACGCGGTCTACAAGCATTTGATCGAAGCCGATACGCGGCTGAATCTCGCCACCGGTGTCGATCGCACAACCGTTGAAGCGACCGCACAGGATTTTGACTTTGATGGACTGCAAGAGATCCGATTGAGCAACGATTGGTTGTGCGCGTGGATCGCCCCTGGTCGTGGCGGTCGAATGTACGAACTCGACGTCCGAGACATCAGCCACAACTTGCTGGCTACGCTTCGCCGTCGGCCGGAAAGTTACCATCGCAAAGTCCTTGCCGGACCGAACGCAGGCGGCGAGGGATGCGAGAGTATTCACGGACGCGTCGTTTTCAAGCAGGAAGGACTCGAAGAACGTTTGCAATATGACGCGTTCGCTCGCAAGAGCTTGATGGATCACTTCTATGACAACGAGGCGACGCTTGAATCGGTTTCCCGCGGCGAATCAGAAGAACGCGGGGACTTCGTCGACTTGCCCTTCGAAACGAAACTGCGTCGTGGCGCCGATCGGGTCCAAGTTCAAATGCGACGCGATGGCAATGCGTGGGGCATCCCGGTCACCATCACCAAAGCGGTCACGATGGTCGCCGGCAGTGACCGGCTATCGATCGCCTACCTGTTAGAGAACCTTCCCCAAGATCGGCCGCTCCATTTCGCGATTGAGATGAACTTCGCCGGCATGCCATCGGGCGCCGACGATCGATATTTTTCGAACCGCAACGGCAAGCGTCTCGGGCAACTCGGTCAGTCCTTGGACTTGCAAGACGTTCACGAGCTGAACCTTTCGGACCGTTGGTTGGGTTTGGACGTCGCATTGGAAATCGATCGTCCCAGCGGAATTTGGGCGTTTCCGATCGAGACCGTCAGCCAAAGTGAGGCCGGATTCGAACTGGTCCATCAAAGCGTTTGTGTCCAGCCACACTGGATCGCAACCCCCGACGCCGATGGTCGCTGGTCGGTCAAAATCGAGATGGCCGCCACGTGCGAACAAGCCACCACGATCGTCAACGAAGAACAAGCAATCACGCTTTGA
- the glgA gene encoding glycogen synthase GlgA, producing the protein MNIVFLTTEAVPFAKTGGLADVCGTLPSEIGRSGNRTAVIMPAFRSIRRAGIPIQSTDISFAVPMSNEKLVGCRLLKSNLPDSDTPVWFIDQPQYFDREFLYGTSLGDYPDNDERFAFFCRAAIMAIARIGWSVDIVHCNDWQSGLVPALMAADPNLPPALQKAASVLTIHNLAYQGHFSREAFAWTGLNWRHFNHNEFEYHNHVNFLKTGIVSSDVITTVSPRYAQEIRTQEHGCGLEGVLDSVSDRVFGITNGIDQEIWNPATDPNLFANYDVDHWQHGKAQNKLAIQKSFGLEESTETPLIGLVGRLASQKGWDSIVPVIRRHMDEDRPTQWIVLGSGDARYERELRELQAAAPNRFALHVGFSDALAHQIEAASDIFLMPSLYEPCGLNQLYSLRYGSVPVVTPTGGLADTVVDATDQSFADGTASGFYIYSNDPDGVDAAIGRSLEMRFHQSGAWSQIVTTGMKSDWSWTASAEKYVQLYAETLALKVSPKRTPPG; encoded by the coding sequence TTGAACATCGTCTTTCTCACAACCGAAGCGGTCCCGTTCGCCAAGACGGGTGGCCTGGCCGATGTTTGCGGCACCCTGCCTTCTGAAATCGGCCGCTCGGGTAACCGTACTGCCGTGATCATGCCTGCGTTTCGCAGCATTCGCCGGGCCGGTATTCCAATTCAATCGACCGACATTAGCTTCGCCGTTCCGATGAGCAACGAGAAGCTGGTCGGATGTCGGTTGTTGAAAAGCAATCTTCCCGACAGCGATACGCCCGTTTGGTTCATTGACCAGCCTCAGTATTTTGATCGCGAATTCCTGTACGGCACCTCGTTGGGAGACTACCCCGACAACGACGAACGGTTCGCGTTCTTTTGTCGCGCCGCGATCATGGCGATCGCTCGGATCGGTTGGTCGGTGGATATCGTCCACTGCAACGACTGGCAAAGCGGATTGGTGCCAGCGTTGATGGCTGCCGATCCGAACCTGCCGCCGGCGTTGCAGAAGGCCGCCAGCGTGTTAACCATTCACAACCTTGCCTACCAGGGCCATTTCTCACGCGAAGCCTTCGCATGGACGGGTTTGAACTGGCGGCATTTCAATCACAACGAGTTCGAATATCACAACCACGTTAACTTTTTGAAAACGGGTATCGTCTCGTCTGACGTGATCACGACCGTTAGCCCGCGTTATGCCCAGGAAATCCGCACGCAAGAGCACGGCTGTGGTCTCGAGGGCGTTTTGGATTCCGTATCGGATCGGGTTTTCGGAATCACCAACGGAATCGATCAAGAGATTTGGAACCCCGCGACCGACCCAAATCTTTTCGCCAACTACGACGTTGACCATTGGCAGCACGGCAAGGCACAAAACAAACTGGCGATTCAAAAAAGTTTCGGGCTGGAAGAGAGCACCGAGACACCGCTGATCGGATTGGTCGGACGTTTGGCCAGCCAGAAAGGTTGGGATTCGATCGTCCCGGTGATTCGTCGGCACATGGACGAAGATCGCCCGACCCAGTGGATCGTGCTGGGAAGCGGTGACGCTCGATACGAACGCGAACTTCGTGAATTACAAGCGGCGGCTCCCAATCGATTCGCGCTGCACGTCGGATTCAGCGATGCGTTGGCCCATCAGATCGAAGCCGCCAGCGACATATTCCTGATGCCCAGCCTGTACGAACCGTGTGGACTCAATCAACTCTACAGCTTGCGGTACGGAAGCGTCCCCGTCGTGACCCCGACCGGCGGATTGGCCGACACGGTCGTCGACGCCACCGACCAGTCCTTCGCCGACGGCACGGCATCCGGTTTCTATATCTATTCGAATGATCCCGACGGCGTCGATGCCGCGATCGGTCGATCACTCGAAATGCGATTCCACCAAAGTGGAGCTTGGTCCCAGATCGTTACTACTGGGATGAAGTCGGATTGGTCGTGGACGGCAAGTGCTGAAAAATATGTCCAGCTTTACGCGGAAACACTTGCCCTTAAAGTTTCGCCAAAGCGCACGCCACCGGGTTAG
- a CDS encoding protein kinase domain-containing protein, translating to MSIRLSEFWTRLVREGILDAPACRSTAENFASTHGGSPPTDAAELAKFLVSNDTLTGFQAQSLVADPQVDLRLGSYRLRATSSTTPLTRWVEVESVAASQNRGVLIRTTPGNPWLDAHAAVAGETLQPIHIEPLGEYVGVFSELPAGESLDTRIERTSSAWDPKAVCDLGIAMADALAAMHAASVIHGSVRADRVWISQDGRKILLRDPAGPPVAGLGDVSSQWLDTTSDPSAYVAPELMSGDRQTSQCTGASDIYSLGCLLFRLASGRHAFASDSVTRTLAAHRSDSPPELVAALESGEAGDPVYRVLAYTMAKDPAARFASAEQLAAALRAVREILPKQVIDPAATKSPAPAKPVAVAPTTVKPARTKPDTAPKPSNSPSKSSSKSVSVEKRASEEPSKAPLKPNKESKRKPKRDPVVADVPSSLPARPTEPVAADPIDSPVELPTPKAPDTKVPDAKVPSGNEPPKKEPPPAQPIAKADQVSASTLVAEAPADSSSSVSLRRRRRKKSKAPLVLTALTVVVLAQFITLLVTDPTTAVVEKRKRPPIPAVIPSVSSRPKSTVDERTSENADAASPAANSTADDANYALVDDDRLLFAPPYAPSSANAPLELLPPGPAAVVSVRMQSLLDSPAGQSILDALSPELTGLVDSAAAGAGVPLSWIRRCTVGLYRGKDGRPDVSLAIELDEARSLDELVQRWRVDASQTRDGATVFAGETADGPAFFIRPDEIENQSVTRYAVGSLPRITEVASIDGETIPLARVMGTLWNGTSVDADVVALLTPNFLFADGRTLLTETAPELVTRMRSVLIPNVSGVLVTIDLPSSESDSMVFGEFRLTPSGGISEAKLMRDLRDAINGWPAWADQFVIEAVPDPSWRLLASRLPTMMRFVSDRFRYGISDNMIVANTYLPAPAISQVSLATLLAANTPLGNAAALLGNAPAAPLSIDEMLNRKMSVSFDQESLEFAIDVIVGEFTRELPDGSTLPPVKIVGGDLQKMGITQNQQIRGFAKTDIPLRTVLTDLVVGANPDKTAVGPADPKQALIWVVADDADNPGSKVILVTTREAAKNKYELPTEFGSTESSD from the coding sequence ATGTCGATCCGGCTTAGCGAATTTTGGACAAGGTTGGTCCGCGAAGGCATTTTGGATGCCCCAGCATGTCGATCGACGGCGGAGAATTTCGCGAGTACGCACGGCGGTTCGCCGCCAACGGATGCTGCCGAGCTGGCGAAGTTTTTAGTAAGTAACGACACACTGACCGGCTTCCAGGCTCAGTCTTTGGTGGCCGATCCGCAAGTCGATTTGAGACTAGGTTCGTATCGCTTACGAGCAACGTCGTCGACAACACCCCTGACCCGGTGGGTCGAAGTTGAGTCCGTCGCCGCGTCCCAGAACCGAGGCGTCCTGATCCGCACAACACCCGGCAACCCTTGGCTGGACGCGCACGCCGCCGTTGCCGGCGAAACATTGCAGCCGATCCACATCGAACCGCTCGGCGAGTACGTGGGTGTTTTCAGTGAACTGCCCGCAGGTGAATCGCTGGACACACGAATCGAGCGAACATCGTCCGCATGGGATCCCAAAGCCGTTTGCGATTTGGGCATTGCGATGGCCGATGCGCTGGCTGCAATGCACGCGGCTTCCGTGATTCACGGAAGCGTCCGCGCCGATCGTGTCTGGATCAGCCAGGACGGTCGGAAAATCCTACTGCGTGACCCGGCCGGTCCACCCGTTGCAGGATTGGGGGATGTGTCGAGTCAGTGGTTGGATACGACGTCGGATCCATCCGCCTATGTTGCCCCCGAGTTGATGTCAGGCGATCGACAAACATCGCAATGCACCGGAGCGAGCGACATCTACAGCTTGGGATGCTTGTTGTTTCGTCTCGCGTCGGGACGGCACGCGTTCGCCAGTGACTCGGTCACCCGTACATTGGCAGCCCATCGTTCGGATTCGCCACCGGAGTTGGTTGCGGCATTGGAATCAGGCGAGGCGGGCGACCCGGTCTATCGGGTGTTGGCATACACGATGGCCAAGGACCCAGCCGCAAGGTTTGCCAGTGCCGAGCAATTGGCGGCCGCACTGCGCGCCGTGCGAGAGATTCTGCCCAAGCAAGTGATCGATCCCGCAGCCACCAAATCGCCCGCGCCAGCGAAACCGGTCGCGGTTGCACCCACGACGGTCAAGCCAGCCCGCACGAAACCCGATACAGCACCCAAGCCAAGCAACTCGCCAAGCAAATCGTCCAGCAAATCAGTCAGTGTCGAAAAACGGGCGTCCGAGGAACCATCAAAGGCACCGCTCAAGCCGAACAAGGAAAGCAAACGCAAGCCAAAACGCGATCCTGTCGTTGCCGATGTTCCCTCGTCTTTGCCGGCACGTCCGACTGAACCCGTCGCGGCAGATCCGATCGATTCGCCCGTCGAGTTGCCGACGCCTAAGGCACCGGACACCAAAGTACCGGACGCCAAAGTACCGTCCGGCAACGAACCGCCCAAGAAAGAACCGCCGCCTGCCCAGCCGATCGCGAAAGCGGATCAAGTATCCGCTAGCACACTCGTCGCCGAGGCTCCGGCGGATTCGTCATCTTCCGTATCGCTGCGTCGACGTCGTCGAAAGAAAAGCAAAGCGCCGCTGGTACTGACAGCGCTTACCGTCGTTGTGTTGGCTCAGTTCATCACACTCTTGGTGACCGATCCAACGACCGCGGTTGTCGAAAAACGAAAGCGACCACCGATTCCAGCCGTGATACCGTCCGTGTCCAGTCGACCGAAATCAACGGTGGACGAACGGACGTCCGAGAATGCGGACGCTGCGTCCCCCGCTGCCAATTCGACGGCGGATGACGCTAACTACGCCTTAGTCGACGATGATCGGTTGCTCTTCGCACCGCCCTATGCGCCAAGCAGTGCGAACGCTCCGCTCGAGTTGTTGCCACCAGGGCCGGCGGCGGTCGTATCGGTGCGAATGCAATCGCTGTTGGACTCGCCGGCGGGCCAATCGATCTTGGATGCGCTGTCGCCGGAGTTAACAGGATTGGTCGACAGTGCCGCCGCTGGCGCCGGTGTTCCACTGTCATGGATTCGCCGATGCACCGTCGGACTGTATCGTGGCAAAGACGGGCGCCCCGACGTTTCCTTGGCCATCGAGTTGGACGAGGCTCGATCGCTTGACGAACTGGTCCAGCGATGGCGGGTGGATGCATCACAGACCCGCGATGGTGCGACGGTATTCGCCGGCGAAACGGCAGACGGTCCTGCGTTCTTCATTCGACCCGACGAGATTGAGAACCAATCGGTGACGCGTTACGCGGTCGGTTCACTGCCGCGGATCACGGAAGTCGCATCGATCGACGGCGAGACGATTCCGTTGGCTCGTGTGATGGGCACCTTGTGGAACGGGACCAGCGTTGATGCCGACGTCGTTGCCTTGTTGACACCCAATTTCTTGTTCGCCGACGGTCGCACGCTGTTGACCGAAACGGCACCCGAATTGGTCACGCGGATGCGATCGGTATTGATTCCGAATGTGTCGGGTGTGTTGGTGACCATCGATCTACCAAGTTCAGAATCAGATTCGATGGTGTTCGGCGAGTTCCGATTGACGCCCAGCGGTGGAATCAGCGAAGCCAAGTTGATGCGCGACCTGCGCGACGCGATCAACGGTTGGCCGGCCTGGGCGGACCAATTTGTGATCGAAGCAGTTCCCGATCCTTCGTGGCGTCTCTTGGCTTCGCGATTGCCAACGATGATGCGATTCGTTTCGGATCGGTTTCGTTATGGGATTTCGGACAACATGATTGTTGCGAACACTTACTTGCCGGCTCCGGCCATTTCGCAAGTCAGCTTGGCGACGCTTTTGGCCGCCAACACACCGCTGGGAAATGCTGCCGCGTTGCTCGGGAACGCGCCAGCGGCACCGCTGTCGATTGATGAAATGTTGAACCGAAAAATGTCTGTCTCGTTCGACCAGGAGTCTCTGGAATTCGCGATCGACGTCATTGTCGGTGAATTCACACGCGAATTGCCCGACGGTTCGACGTTGCCGCCGGTCAAGATCGTAGGCGGCGATTTGCAAAAAATGGGCATCACCCAGAACCAACAGATTCGCGGATTCGCCAAAACCGACATTCCGCTGCGAACGGTGCTGACGGACTTGGTCGTCGGTGCCAACCCTGACAAGACGGCGGTCGGGCCGGCGGATCCCAAGCAGGCACTGATCTGGGTGGTTGCCGATGATGCCGATAACCCCGGTTCAAAGGTGATTTTGGTGACCACACGGGAAGCGGCGAAGAATAAGTACGAGTTACCCACCGAATTTGGATCAACCGAGTCGTCAGACTGA
- a CDS encoding galactose-1-phosphate uridylyltransferase → MFETAHEQPNSAPAVSPSQSTEQSSHPSGPLSQSRFDPISGNWTIFAPQRSERPDDYIDSVSKIKTDVQCPFCRGNESVTPEAVWSKHIPETDRLFSNISCAEEEIEPWSVRVVPNKYPAVESLSQDRTPLQFPASSMGDLFQAEPIYGGHEVIIETPRHFHSLTELDIAEIDLVFQAYRDRIRHYRAMEEIRYINVFKNVGHDAGASLSHSHSQLVAVNRVPRAIETMAERMKRHRAKTGCCLRCDIIRAERKSNERIIAADRDCIAYCPFASNLPMLVRITTLEHQACFEDLGDRTLESVSRMVLRVVSWLEKIRPGAAYNFCLNTRPPGIDDPSDAFHWSIDIFPRITQIAGFEWTSGCMINPVLPEAAARLFSKCAAASNPRRM, encoded by the coding sequence ATGTTTGAGACCGCACATGAGCAACCCAATAGTGCGCCCGCAGTCTCACCTTCACAATCTACCGAACAATCTAGCCATCCTTCCGGTCCCCTCTCCCAATCGCGGTTCGATCCGATTTCCGGAAACTGGACGATCTTTGCGCCTCAGCGAAGTGAACGTCCTGACGATTACATCGACTCTGTTTCGAAAATCAAGACAGATGTTCAGTGCCCTTTTTGCCGTGGGAACGAATCGGTCACTCCCGAAGCCGTTTGGTCGAAACACATCCCCGAAACGGACCGCTTGTTTTCAAATATTTCTTGTGCCGAAGAAGAAATCGAACCCTGGTCGGTTCGCGTCGTTCCGAACAAGTACCCAGCCGTAGAGAGTCTGTCCCAAGACCGAACTCCACTGCAATTCCCAGCAAGCTCGATGGGCGACTTGTTTCAAGCCGAGCCGATTTACGGTGGCCATGAAGTCATCATTGAAACGCCTCGCCACTTTCATTCGCTGACAGAGCTCGACATCGCCGAGATCGATCTGGTTTTCCAAGCCTATCGTGACCGAATTCGGCACTACCGTGCGATGGAAGAAATCCGCTACATCAATGTGTTCAAAAACGTCGGACACGACGCTGGTGCATCGCTTAGTCATTCGCACAGTCAATTGGTAGCAGTCAATCGTGTTCCACGCGCCATCGAGACGATGGCGGAACGCATGAAACGACATCGAGCCAAAACGGGATGCTGCCTGCGTTGCGACATCATTCGTGCCGAACGTAAGTCGAATGAACGCATTATCGCGGCCGATCGAGATTGCATCGCATATTGCCCGTTCGCCAGCAATCTTCCCATGCTTGTCCGAATCACAACGCTTGAACATCAAGCTTGCTTCGAGGACCTTGGCGATCGAACGCTCGAATCAGTTTCACGCATGGTGCTTCGCGTGGTATCGTGGTTGGAAAAAATCCGTCCGGGTGCGGCATATAACTTTTGCTTGAACACTCGACCGCCTGGAATCGACGATCCTTCGGACGCCTTTCATTGGTCGATCGACATCTTCCCACGTATTACCCAAATCGCGGGCTTCGAGTGGACCAGCGGTTGCATGATCAACCCGGTTTTGCCCGAAGCAGCAGCCAGACTGTTCTCCAAATGTGCGGCGGCGTCGAACCCACGACGCATGTGA